A window of the Nibribacter ruber genome harbors these coding sequences:
- a CDS encoding LOG family protein gives MTKLRKTSKTKLQDEVSNVGSGQTIVQPDANDNKASSLQEAKKLAKREVPQISEDDKRIREAFTDKNWNEIKIADSWQIFKVMSEFVEGFEKMAKIGPCVSIFGSARTKADNPYYIMAEEIAAKLVRHGYGVITGGGPGIMEAGNKGAHSEGGRSVGLNIHLPFEQFNNIYIDPDKLINFDYFFVRKVMFVKYAQGFIGMPGGFGTLDELFEAITLIQTKKIGRFPIVLVGKAYWQGMFDWIRDVMLHQESNISPEDMDLVHLVDNATDAVKVIDDFYSKYLLSPNF, from the coding sequence ATGACGAAGTTGAGAAAAACCAGCAAAACCAAGTTGCAAGACGAGGTAAGCAACGTGGGCAGTGGCCAGACCATTGTTCAACCAGATGCCAATGACAACAAAGCAAGCTCTCTGCAAGAGGCCAAAAAGCTAGCCAAGCGCGAGGTGCCCCAGATCTCTGAGGATGACAAGCGCATTAGAGAGGCGTTCACAGACAAGAACTGGAACGAGATTAAAATAGCCGACTCCTGGCAGATCTTCAAGGTGATGTCTGAGTTTGTGGAAGGCTTTGAGAAGATGGCCAAGATTGGACCTTGCGTGTCTATCTTCGGCAGTGCCCGTACCAAGGCAGACAACCCTTATTACATCATGGCAGAGGAGATTGCCGCCAAGCTGGTACGCCATGGTTACGGCGTGATCACGGGCGGTGGACCGGGCATCATGGAAGCCGGTAACAAAGGTGCGCACTCAGAAGGCGGACGATCTGTGGGCTTGAACATCCACTTGCCGTTTGAGCAGTTCAACAACATTTACATTGACCCAGACAAGCTCATCAACTTTGACTACTTCTTTGTGCGCAAGGTGATGTTTGTGAAATACGCTCAGGGCTTCATTGGCATGCCCGGTGGTTTTGGAACGTTGGACGAGTTGTTTGAAGCCATCACCCTCATCCAGACCAAGAAAATTGGCCGTTTCCCTATTGTGTTGGTGGGCAAAGCCTACTGGCAGGGCATGTTTGACTGGATCAGAGACGTCATGTTGCACCAGGAAAGCAACATCAGCCCAGAAGACATGGACCTGGTACACCTGGTAGACAACGCCACTGACGCCGTAAAGGTGATTGACGATTTCTACAGCAAGTACCTGTTGTCTCCCAACTTCTAG
- a CDS encoding ABC transporter permease, with the protein MIYLRLVFESLRFAMQALRSNLLRTLLSLLGVTIGIFAIISVFTVVDSLERSIRQSMSFVGERIIYIEKWPWIFKGDDMPWWEYMKRPPATVREYRYLDETLENDEGVAIVSRRGGNTFKYLNNSMTGIMMQGVSLNFNQVAEVPIQIGRFFTQQEIEGSRNVIIIGHEVAQNLFPQGNGVGKTIKVAGQRFTVIGIMEKQGAGLFEGLPTNDKNSYVPFGAFGKMFAGGPRGVQPSLMIKGRVDDPGLKNLEYEVRGKMRTIRGLKPYQDDSFAVNRSEMMQDEISNLFSIIGLAGWVIGGFSILVGGFGIANIMFVSVKERTNIIGIQKSLGAKNFFILFQFLFESVFLSLIGGGVGILLVSLITFIPMGTLEIILTPGNILLGLGVSVVIGVLSGIIPAVIASHLDPVVAIRSK; encoded by the coding sequence ATGATCTATTTACGTCTGGTTTTTGAAAGTTTACGCTTCGCGATGCAGGCCCTGAGGTCCAATCTGTTGCGTACGTTACTCTCATTGCTGGGCGTGACCATAGGCATTTTTGCCATCATCTCTGTTTTTACGGTGGTGGACTCTTTAGAGCGAAGCATTAGGCAGAGCATGAGCTTTGTAGGCGAGCGCATCATCTACATTGAAAAGTGGCCCTGGATTTTTAAAGGCGATGACATGCCCTGGTGGGAGTACATGAAGCGCCCACCCGCCACCGTGCGCGAGTACCGCTACTTAGATGAAACCTTAGAGAACGACGAGGGCGTGGCCATTGTGTCCCGGCGCGGCGGCAATACCTTTAAGTACCTCAACAACAGCATGACCGGCATTATGATGCAGGGCGTGTCTTTAAACTTTAACCAGGTGGCCGAGGTGCCCATACAAATAGGCCGTTTTTTCACGCAACAAGAGATAGAAGGCTCCCGCAACGTGATCATCATTGGCCATGAGGTGGCCCAGAACCTGTTTCCGCAGGGCAACGGGGTAGGAAAAACCATCAAAGTAGCGGGCCAGCGGTTTACGGTCATCGGTATCATGGAGAAACAGGGTGCCGGTCTGTTTGAAGGTCTGCCCACCAATGACAAGAACTCCTACGTGCCGTTTGGTGCGTTTGGGAAGATGTTTGCCGGCGGCCCCAGAGGCGTGCAGCCGTCGCTCATGATCAAAGGCCGGGTAGACGACCCTGGCCTCAAGAACCTGGAGTATGAGGTGCGCGGCAAAATGCGCACCATACGGGGCTTAAAGCCTTACCAAGATGATAGCTTTGCCGTGAACCGCTCAGAGATGATGCAGGACGAGATCAGCAACCTGTTCTCCATCATTGGTCTGGCAGGCTGGGTGATTGGCGGCTTCTCCATCTTGGTGGGCGGCTTTGGTATTGCCAACATCATGTTCGTGTCTGTGAAAGAGCGCACCAACATCATAGGCATTCAAAAATCTCTGGGGGCTAAGAACTTCTTCATCTTGTTCCAGTTCCTGTTTGAGTCTGTGTTCCTGAGTTTGATTGGCGGTGGCGTGGGCATCTTGTTGGTGTCTCTGATCACCTTCATTCCCATGGGAACGCTGGAAATTATCCTTACGCCCGGCAACATCCTGTTAGGGTTGGGCGTATCGGTCGTGATCGGGGTCCTGTCGGGTATCATCCCGGCGGTGATTGCTTCCCACCTTGACCCCGTGGTGGCCATCCGGTCAAAATAA
- the queA gene encoding tRNA preQ1(34) S-adenosylmethionine ribosyltransferase-isomerase QueA, with product MKLSEFRFELPEDLLATHPATNRDEARMMVLHRDSGKIEHKIFKDIIGYFDEGDVMVTNNTKVFPARMYGNKEKTGAKIEVFLLRELDKRIHLWDVLVDPARKIRVGNKLYFGESDLVAEVIDNTTSRGRTIKFLFDGTDEEFYKTIHDLGETPLPKYIKREPEPEDQERYQTVYAEITGAVAAPTAGLHFTKEVLKRLELKGVDVAPITLHVGLGTFRPVDVEDLTKHKMDSEQFFVTEETANVVNKALDAKKRVCAIGTTSMRAMESSVSANSRLKPNEGWTDKFIFPPYDFKIANSLITNFHMPESTLLMMAAAFGGYDLVMEAYRTAIKEEYKFFSYGDVMLIL from the coding sequence ATGAAGTTATCAGAGTTCAGATTTGAGTTGCCAGAAGATCTATTGGCCACTCACCCGGCCACCAATCGCGACGAGGCCCGCATGATGGTCCTGCACCGTGACAGTGGCAAGATTGAGCACAAAATCTTCAAAGACATTATTGGCTATTTTGACGAAGGCGACGTGATGGTGACCAACAACACCAAAGTGTTTCCGGCGCGCATGTACGGCAATAAGGAGAAGACCGGTGCCAAGATTGAGGTGTTCTTGCTACGTGAACTGGACAAGCGCATTCACCTGTGGGACGTACTGGTAGACCCGGCGCGCAAGATACGGGTAGGCAACAAACTCTATTTTGGGGAAAGCGACCTGGTAGCCGAAGTCATTGACAACACTACCTCTAGAGGCCGTACCATCAAGTTCTTGTTTGACGGCACGGATGAGGAGTTCTACAAGACCATTCATGACCTAGGCGAGACCCCCTTGCCTAAATACATCAAGCGCGAGCCAGAGCCAGAAGACCAAGAGCGTTACCAGACGGTGTACGCAGAGATCACCGGCGCCGTGGCCGCCCCAACCGCCGGTCTGCACTTCACCAAAGAGGTGTTGAAGCGCCTGGAGTTGAAAGGCGTGGACGTGGCGCCTATCACCTTGCACGTAGGTTTGGGTACTTTCCGTCCGGTAGACGTAGAAGACCTGACCAAGCACAAGATGGACTCTGAGCAGTTCTTCGTGACGGAGGAGACCGCCAACGTGGTCAACAAAGCCCTGGACGCCAAGAAACGCGTGTGTGCCATTGGTACCACGTCTATGCGCGCCATGGAGTCTTCGGTGTCTGCCAACAGCCGCCTGAAGCCCAATGAAGGCTGGACGGACAAGTTCATCTTCCCTCCGTATGACTTCAAAATCGCCAACAGCTTAATCACCAACTTCCACATGCCGGAGTCTACGCTGCTCATGATGGCAGCGGCCTTTGGCGGCTATGACCTGGTCATGGAAGCCTACAGAACCGCCATCAAGGAAGAGTATAAGTTCTTCAGCTACGGTGACGTGATGTTGATTCTGTAA
- a CDS encoding PAS domain S-box protein produces the protein MFADDALLSTPSGTRKSQKQDLVKELEAAKKRLQQLQEELYLAKGELYLFTEHGILQSPGTAAQQELDLNEYQRIVSLERLGKEVLEMNASPKYSLKDTITFYLSGIEKIHRGMLMSFMRLEGDKLYSFAAPSLPQSYCDLLNGSTIGDNVGSCGTAAFVKEKIIAVDIANDRRWEDYKDLALPYGLKASWSFPIKGSTQQVLGTLAVYYKQIKAPTPAEESSLESIKNLLQLILENKLAEEALRHSNERYHFATSATHDAIYDWDVVTNSLYWGVGFEKVFGVERTPQTSTIAFWTSLLHPLDRDRIIASLETALQDSQSDKWQIEYRSLRSDGTTVFIEERGFIIRDDAGKATRMVGAVQNITERKKAEQELRKLSFIAKETINGVLIIHLDGALHWINDAFTRMMGWTLDEVKGKTPSSLMNGPDTDLATIDQVHAHMDSRQPFECELMQYSKTKQPYWFRLQIQPLEDANAEVDMFFVLLTDITQKKAEEQQLRLLESVITNAKDSIAVSKVPAVPGGLLETIFVNPAFTQVTGYTAEDVLGKELKMLGGPIVDAAQGEALFQLEQAIQTGTPCEIELINYKKNGEKYWAHLEAIPIYNKTGEHAHWLFVHQDITARKNYQAEREVLIAELTQNNADLKQFSFITSHNLRAPLSNLVGISNLIDMQAIPEGRNRVLIEKFKESTVQLNHIIDDLLEILVIKNNVVLQKEPLSLSEAYTRVQNSLDRLLQEVQGQVHRDFTAGDEVHFNAGYLHSILLNLLSNAIKYRSPQRPLRVQVKTERTPDALVLTFTDNGLGIDLNRYRDRIFGLYQRFHDNPDSKGLGLYIVHSQVKAMGGNILVTSEVNEGTTFVIEFKAR, from the coding sequence ATGTTTGCAGATGACGCTCTTCTTTCCACTCCCTCCGGGACCAGGAAAAGCCAGAAACAGGACTTGGTGAAAGAGCTGGAGGCCGCCAAAAAGCGCCTTCAGCAGCTGCAGGAAGAATTGTATCTGGCCAAAGGCGAGTTGTACCTGTTCACTGAGCATGGCATTCTGCAGTCTCCGGGTACGGCGGCCCAACAAGAGCTGGACCTCAACGAGTACCAACGCATTGTCTCTCTGGAGCGCTTAGGCAAAGAAGTGCTGGAGATGAACGCCTCGCCCAAATACTCGCTCAAAGACACCATTACCTTCTACCTTTCTGGCATTGAGAAGATACACAGGGGTATGCTCATGTCCTTTATGCGGCTGGAAGGCGACAAGCTCTACAGTTTTGCCGCGCCCAGCCTGCCCCAGAGCTATTGTGACCTGCTCAACGGTTCTACCATTGGAGACAACGTGGGCTCCTGCGGCACGGCGGCTTTTGTCAAAGAGAAGATAATAGCCGTAGACATAGCCAATGACCGGCGTTGGGAAGACTACAAAGACTTGGCGCTGCCCTATGGCCTGAAAGCCAGCTGGTCTTTCCCCATTAAAGGCTCCACCCAGCAGGTATTGGGCACGCTGGCCGTGTACTACAAACAAATAAAGGCGCCTACCCCCGCCGAAGAAAGCTCCCTGGAGAGCATCAAGAACTTGCTGCAGCTCATTCTGGAGAACAAGCTAGCCGAAGAGGCGCTGCGCCACAGCAATGAGCGGTACCATTTTGCCACCTCGGCCACCCATGACGCCATCTATGACTGGGACGTGGTCACCAACAGCCTGTACTGGGGCGTAGGGTTTGAGAAAGTATTTGGCGTGGAGCGCACTCCGCAGACTTCTACCATTGCCTTTTGGACCAGCCTGCTGCACCCTTTAGACAGAGACCGCATTATCGCCTCGCTAGAAACCGCCTTGCAGGACAGCCAGTCAGATAAGTGGCAGATTGAATACCGGTCCCTGAGAAGCGATGGCACTACCGTGTTCATTGAAGAGCGCGGCTTCATCATACGGGACGATGCCGGTAAGGCCACCAGGATGGTAGGCGCGGTGCAGAACATCACAGAACGGAAAAAGGCCGAGCAGGAACTGCGCAAACTCTCCTTCATTGCCAAGGAAACCATCAACGGGGTGCTCATCATTCACCTGGACGGTGCCCTGCACTGGATCAATGACGCCTTTACCAGAATGATGGGCTGGACCCTGGACGAAGTAAAAGGCAAGACCCCCAGCAGCCTCATGAACGGCCCCGATACCGACTTGGCTACCATTGACCAGGTGCACGCCCACATGGACAGCCGTCAGCCATTTGAGTGCGAACTGATGCAGTACTCCAAAACCAAACAGCCGTATTGGTTTAGGTTGCAGATACAGCCCCTGGAGGACGCCAACGCAGAGGTAGACATGTTCTTTGTGCTGCTCACAGACATCACCCAGAAAAAGGCCGAGGAGCAACAGCTGCGCCTGCTGGAGTCTGTGATCACCAACGCCAAAGATTCCATTGCCGTGAGCAAGGTGCCTGCCGTGCCGGGCGGCCTGCTGGAGACCATTTTCGTGAACCCGGCCTTTACGCAGGTAACCGGCTACACAGCAGAAGACGTGTTGGGCAAGGAGCTCAAAATGCTGGGCGGTCCCATAGTGGATGCCGCCCAGGGAGAGGCTCTCTTCCAGCTGGAGCAGGCAATCCAGACGGGTACGCCCTGTGAGATTGAACTGATCAACTACAAAAAGAACGGAGAGAAGTACTGGGCGCACCTGGAGGCTATTCCTATCTACAACAAAACCGGTGAGCATGCCCATTGGCTGTTCGTGCACCAGGACATAACAGCTCGTAAGAACTATCAGGCAGAGCGCGAGGTCCTCATTGCCGAACTCACCCAGAACAACGCAGATTTAAAGCAATTCTCCTTCATCACGTCTCATAACCTGCGCGCGCCGCTCTCTAACTTGGTGGGCATCTCCAACCTGATAGACATGCAGGCCATCCCAGAGGGCAGAAACCGGGTGCTCATTGAGAAGTTCAAGGAATCTACCGTGCAGCTGAACCACATCATTGACGACCTGCTGGAGATTCTGGTCATCAAGAACAACGTGGTCCTCCAGAAAGAACCGCTTTCTCTATCAGAAGCCTACACCAGAGTGCAGAACTCCCTGGACCGGCTCCTGCAAGAAGTGCAGGGCCAGGTGCACCGGGACTTCACCGCCGGGGATGAGGTGCACTTTAACGCCGGCTACCTGCACAGCATCTTATTGAACCTGCTTTCCAACGCCATCAAGTACCGTTCTCCCCAGCGGCCGCTGCGCGTACAGGTGAAAACAGAGCGCACCCCAGATGCCCTGGTGCTCACTTTCACAGATAATGGCCTTGGAATAGATTTAAACCGCTACAGAGACCGTATCTTTGGCCTGTACCAGCGCTTCCATGACAACCCAGACAGCAAAGGGCTGGGGCTGTACATAGTACATTCACAAGTAAAGGCCATGGGAGGCAATATTCTGGTGACCAGTGAAGTTAATGAAGGAACAACCTTTGTGATTGAATTCAAGGCGCGGTAA
- a CDS encoding response regulator, whose translation MNSRRGKEMVEKVLLIDDDEITLLLCEFIIEQNDFTRQVLKLTNGKQGLDLFANYAEDLEQGLAIKAPSLVFLDLNMPVMNGWDFLEGFSQDYQALFPETRVVVLSSSIDPQDFLRARQYDFVADFLNKPLNDDSIQGLRINKKLQSVFQG comes from the coding sequence TTGAATTCAAGGCGCGGTAAGGAAATGGTGGAGAAGGTGTTATTGATTGACGATGACGAAATCACGCTCCTGCTCTGTGAGTTTATCATAGAGCAGAATGATTTTACCCGGCAGGTGCTAAAACTCACCAACGGCAAGCAAGGGCTTGATTTATTTGCCAACTATGCCGAGGACCTGGAACAAGGGCTGGCCATCAAAGCGCCTTCCCTGGTGTTCCTGGACCTGAACATGCCGGTCATGAACGGCTGGGATTTTCTGGAAGGCTTCTCGCAAGACTACCAAGCGCTGTTTCCAGAGACCCGCGTGGTGGTGCTTTCCTCTTCCATTGACCCCCAAGATTTTCTACGCGCCCGGCAGTATGATTTTGTGGCAGACTTCCTCAACAAGCCCCTCAATGATGATTCCATCCAGGGACTACGCATCAACAAAAAACTGCAGTCTGTATTTCAGGGATAG
- a CDS encoding 2-C-methyl-D-erythritol 4-phosphate cytidylyltransferase translates to MQEQDFPTYAVVVAGGSGSRMQAQVPKQFLPVGGLPVLMHTLLRFQAYDAHMPIVLVLPAAEIPTWQELCLQHDFKVKHNVVAGGKTRFQSVQNGLAALRSFEDGVVAVHDGVRPFVTQEIIRTAFETAHDKGTAVVTVPLKDSIRRVTGAASKAVNRNAYRLVQTPQCFRLPLLRRAYEQTESAQFTDDASVVEKFGHKIHLVEGAYQNIKLTTPEDMLLAEAFLAAEQAGQKQ, encoded by the coding sequence ATGCAAGAACAAGACTTTCCTACATATGCCGTAGTGGTGGCCGGCGGCTCTGGCAGCCGCATGCAGGCGCAGGTGCCCAAGCAGTTTCTGCCGGTGGGCGGCTTGCCCGTGCTCATGCACACGCTGCTTCGGTTTCAAGCCTATGACGCGCACATGCCAATTGTGCTGGTATTGCCCGCCGCTGAAATCCCTACCTGGCAAGAGCTCTGTTTGCAGCATGACTTCAAGGTAAAGCACAATGTGGTGGCCGGTGGCAAAACCCGGTTTCAGTCGGTGCAGAATGGGTTGGCCGCTCTGAGGTCATTTGAAGACGGAGTGGTGGCGGTGCATGACGGCGTTCGGCCGTTTGTGACCCAGGAAATCATACGCACCGCTTTTGAGACGGCCCATGACAAAGGAACCGCGGTAGTGACTGTGCCATTGAAAGACTCTATTAGAAGAGTGACGGGCGCCGCCTCCAAAGCCGTGAATAGAAACGCCTACCGGCTGGTGCAGACGCCGCAGTGCTTCAGGCTGCCGCTTCTGCGCCGGGCGTATGAACAGACGGAGAGCGCTCAGTTCACCGATGATGCCTCTGTGGTGGAGAAGTTTGGGCATAAGATTCATCTGGTGGAAGGGGCCTACCAGAACATAAAGCTCACCACCCCAGAAGATATGCTTTTGGCGGAGGCCTTTTTGGCGGCAGAGCAAGCAGGCCAGAAGCAATAA
- a CDS encoding GyrI-like domain-containing protein: protein METPGIVDLPEKVLVGLRINTTLAEDSAPALWGQFMPRRKHIANSIGQELYSVEVYPEGYFLETPQPSAVFEKWAAVEVAAHQEVTGFDTLMVPAGKYAVFVHKGPSHEFYKTAQYIFGVWLPTSGFVLDHRPHFEVMGPKYLGHLHPDSEEEIWVPVREALSL from the coding sequence ATGGAAACTCCTGGAATAGTAGATCTACCCGAGAAGGTGCTGGTAGGTTTGCGTATCAACACCACGTTGGCAGAGGACAGCGCGCCCGCCTTATGGGGACAGTTTATGCCGCGCCGCAAGCATATTGCAAACAGCATAGGGCAGGAGTTGTATTCAGTGGAGGTATACCCAGAAGGCTATTTTCTGGAGACTCCGCAACCATCTGCCGTTTTTGAGAAATGGGCGGCGGTAGAAGTAGCGGCCCACCAAGAAGTGACTGGCTTTGATACATTGATGGTGCCCGCCGGAAAGTATGCCGTGTTTGTACACAAGGGCCCTTCGCATGAGTTTTATAAAACGGCCCAGTACATTTTTGGGGTCTGGTTACCCACTTCAGGCTTCGTGCTGGATCACAGGCCGCATTTTGAAGTGATGGGGCCTAAGTACCTGGGACATCTGCATCCAGATTCTGAAGAAGAGATTTGGGTGCCTGTACGGGAAGCTCTTTCGCTTTAA